The Candidatus Binatia bacterium DNA segment CGGTCGAGTGGAGAAAGCGCGGGCCGTATCCCAACGTCGCCGCCAGGTGAAACCGGTCGCGGAGGGAAACACAGATTTCCCTGAGGGCGGCCGTGTGCTCCGCGGTCGGATTGAGATACGCCTGAAGCACCAAGTAGTCGCGCTCTTTCTTTTTCGCCAGCCACGAAGAGACGGCTTGCCGCAGCGCAGTTTGATCGGAGGCCGTCGCTTCATTTTTCAGCGCCGTTTTCTCCACGCCGGTTTTTTTGCTCATGAATTGTTTGGCCAGGTCTTTGGCGAGCTGGACATCCGGCTGATTGAACGGGTGGATGCCCAGGGCCGCTCCGGCGGCCGCCACGGCGACTTCCCAGCGGAAAAATTCCTGGCCGAGCTCGATTTTTTCGTCCAGCTCGATTTTGACGGTCGGATGGCCGGCCGATTCGAGCGCGGCAACTTTCCGGTCCAGCTCCGCGTTGTCGTCGCGTTCCAGCCTGAAGTAAACGAACAATCGGTCGGCGCCGTATTTTTCCGCCGCGGCCAGCGGCTCATCGACGACGGGGATGATTCCCTTCCTGTCTTTTCCCGTGCTCTCGGCGATCAACTGTTCGGCCCAGGACGGGAAAGCGGCCAGAGAAGGCGAAGCGAGAAACGTGACCTTGTCCTTCTTCGCCAAGGTCAGCTCTCCCAACACGGCGCCGAGGACGAGCGCGGGGCTCTCGGACTCCTGCACGTTCGCCGACGATGCCCGGCTCATGATGCGCGCGCGCTCCAGAAGCGCCCCGATATCGACGCCGATCAGCGCCGCCGGAACCAGGCCGAAGACCGTCAACGCCGAATAGCGCCCGCCGATGTCCTCCGGTGCTTTGAACACCGTCCGGAATTTTCTCTTTTGCGCCAGTTTCTCGAGCGACGTTCCCGGATCGGTGATGGCGACGAAGTGAGCGCCGGGCGCGCTCTCCGATCCGCTTAGTTTCTGCCAGAAGTAATAGAAAAAAGAATTCGTCTCGGTCGTCGTCCCCGACTTGCTGGAAACCAGAAAAAGCGTGCGGCCGAGGTCAACTTTATTTTCCACGGCTTGGACAGCCGCCGGATGCGTGCTGTCCAAGACCAGAAGCTCCGGACGGCCCCCGCCGTTGCCGAACGTGCGTTGGAAGACTTCGGGCGCCAGGCTCGAGCCGCCCATTCCCAGCAGGACGACGTGGCGAATCCCATCCGACTTTACTTTGTCGGCGAAGGCGCGCAGCTCGCCGACGTGATTTTGCATGGACTCCGGCAGCGTGAGCCAGCCCAGACGATCGCTAAGCTCCGGGACCGCCTCGGCCGACCAGAGCGTCGGATCTTTTTGCCAAAGCCGCGGGAGAAAATGGGCGACTTCCCAGGTTTTCAGCCGCTTGGCGACGCGCGCCTGTTGTTTTCCCAGCCGCAGCTCCTGGCGGTTCAGCGCAGCGCCTTGCGATGCACTGAATGGTGACCCCTCGACAGGCTCGGGACTAAAGGCTGTCGAAGGGGCCTGTCCTGAGCCATGAGGCTCTCGAATGGTCGAAGGGGCCTGCCCTGAGCCATGAGGCTCTCGAATGGTCGAAGGGGCCAGCGCCGCGCGCTTTTTTCCCAGCGCGGCCATCAAATCGTCGAACGATTTGGCGAAAGCCGCGACGCCGTCGTCCTGCAGCTTCTTCCCCACTTCCTCCAGATCGATGCCCAACTGTTTGAGCTCCGATATAGCGGACATGGCCTCGGCCAGATTTTCTTTGACCGTCGCGCCCGGAACTTTGCCGTGATCTCTAAAGGCGTCGATCGTAGCGGGCGGCAAAGTGTTGACCGTGTCGGCGCCGATGAGATTCTCCACGTAAAGGACATCGGAGTAATTCGGGTTCTTCGTTCCCGTGCTCGCCCACAGCGGACGCTGCACGCGCGCGCCCCGGCTCTTCAGCGCCGCGAACCCTTCGCCGTGAAAAATTTCCTCGAAGCGCCGGTAAACCGCTTTGGAATTGGCGATGGCGATCTTGCCGCGGAGCGCCAGGGCCTCGGGCGTGCCGATTTTTTCCAGCGCGCCGTCCACCATCGTGTCGACGCGGCTGACAAAGAACGACGCGACCGATGCAACCTTGGCCGGCTCGGCGGCGCGCTCCAACCCGCGGATATACGCGCGGGCGACCGCCTCGTAGTGGCTCATCGAGAACATCAGCGTGATGTTGACGTTGACGCCGCCGGCCGTGAGCGCCTCGATGGCGGGAATCCCGGCCGGCGTCGCCGGCACCTTGATCATCACATTCGGGCGGTCGACTTCGGCCTTGAGCCGCTTGGCCTCGGCGATCGTGCCCTCGGTGTCGTGGGCGAGATGCGGCGAGACCTCGAGGCTGACGAAGCCGTCGGCGCCACCGGTCTCGTCGTAGACCGTCCTGAGGACGTCCGCCGCCGCGCGGATATCCTCCAGCGCGAGCCTTTCGAAAATCTTTCCGGTTTCGGTTTGGGGATTTTCGCCCACAGCGGCGCGGATCGTCTCGTCGTAGTCCGTGCCCCCGGCGATCGCCTTCTCGAAGATCGTCGGATTGCTCGTGACGCCGCTGAGCCCGTCTTCTTCGATGAGCCGTTTGAGCCCGCCGGTATTGATCAACTTGCGGTGAATATAATCGAGCCAGATCGATTGGCCGTGCTTGTTGAGCTCTTTCAATGGATTCATCCTGCTTTCTCTCTTCCAAGTTCTCGGAGAGATTCTTCGCTGCGCTCAGAATGACACAAGAGAGGTGTCATCCTGATGAACGAAGTGAAGGATCTCGATTTAACTTTTTCCTTTTTCCTTTCAACTTTTGACTTGCTTCTCAAGTCTTGCCACTTTTTCCAGCCGCCGGCGGTGGCGCTCTTCTCTGGAGAAGCTCGCCCCCAGGTAAACGCGCGTCAGCTCGAGCGCGAGCGCCGGTCCGATGACGCGCGCGCCCAGGACCAGCACGTTCATGTCGTCGTGCTCCACGCCCTGGCGCGCGGAGTAGGTGTCGTGGCAGAGACCGGCGCGGATGCCGGGAATCTTGTTGGCGGCGATGCTGGCGCCGACGCCGCTGCCGCAGACGAGCACACCACGCTCCGCTCGCCCTTCGGTAACCGCTCTCCCCACCGCTTCGGCGTAATCGGGATAGTCCACGGGATCTTCGTTGTTCGTGCCCAGATCCAGGACTTCGTGCGTCAGGCTCTCCACGTAGTTCACGAGATCCTGCTTCAGAGAAAATCCGGCGTGGTCCGCGCCCACCGCGACGCGCATGTTTTACTCCCCTCCGACGTTTCGCAAACGTTTGTAGGGGCGACTCCCCGTGGTCGCCCGAAACGGAGCAGGCACGGGGGCCTGCCCCTACGTCCGCTTCAGCAGCGCTACAGCCCGCTCAACGACGTTCTCGATCGTGAAGCCGAGCTTCTCCAACACGACGTTTCCCGGCGCGGAGGCGCCGAAGCGCTCCACGCCGACGACGTCGCCGACGACGCCGACGTAGCGGAGCCAGCCTTGCGGCAGCGCCGCTTCGACGGCGAGCCGGGCGCGGATCGAGCGCGGCAAAACCGACTCGCGATACTCTTTCGGCTGGGCGTCGAACAATTCCCAGCTCGGCATCGATACGACGCGCGCGTCGATCTTTCGCTCCGAAAGCTTTTGCCGCGCGGACACGATCAAATTCAGCTCCGATCCGGTGGCGATCAAAACAATGTCCGGCTTGCCGTTCGGCGGGTCGGCCAAAACGTAAGCGCCTTTTCTGAGGCCGTCCGCCGCGGCGAGCCCGCTCCGGTCGAGCGTCGGCACGTTTTGCCGCGACAAGATGAGCGCCACCGGACGGTCGCGCGTTTCGACCGCGACGCGCCACGCGA contains these protein-coding regions:
- the tal gene encoding transaldolase, coding for MNPLKELNKHGQSIWLDYIHRKLINTGGLKRLIEEDGLSGVTSNPTIFEKAIAGGTDYDETIRAAVGENPQTETGKIFERLALEDIRAAADVLRTVYDETGGADGFVSLEVSPHLAHDTEGTIAEAKRLKAEVDRPNVMIKVPATPAGIPAIEALTAGGVNVNITLMFSMSHYEAVARAYIRGLERAAEPAKVASVASFFVSRVDTMVDGALEKIGTPEALALRGKIAIANSKAVYRRFEEIFHGEGFAALKSRGARVQRPLWASTGTKNPNYSDVLYVENLIGADTVNTLPPATIDAFRDHGKVPGATVKENLAEAMSAISELKQLGIDLEEVGKKLQDDGVAAFAKSFDDLMAALGKKRAALAPSTIREPHGSGQAPSTIREPHGSGQAPSTAFSPEPVEGSPFSASQGAALNRQELRLGKQQARVAKRLKTWEVAHFLPRLWQKDPTLWSAEAVPELSDRLGWLTLPESMQNHVGELRAFADKVKSDGIRHVVLLGMGGSSLAPEVFQRTFGNGGGRPELLVLDSTHPAAVQAVENKVDLGRTLFLVSSKSGTTTETNSFFYYFWQKLSGSESAPGAHFVAITDPGTSLEKLAQKRKFRTVFKAPEDIGGRYSALTVFGLVPAALIGVDIGALLERARIMSRASSANVQESESPALVLGAVLGELTLAKKDKVTFLASPSLAAFPSWAEQLIAESTGKDRKGIIPVVDEPLAAAEKYGADRLFVYFRLERDDNAELDRKVAALESAGHPTVKIELDEKIELGQEFFRWEVAVAAAGAALGIHPFNQPDVQLAKDLAKQFMSKKTGVEKTALKNEATASDQTALRQAVSSWLAKKKERDYLVLQAYLNPTAEHTAALREICVSLRDRFHLAATLGYGPRFLHSTGQLHKGGPNSALILQIVDEPAEDLPVPETDYTFGALIRAQAAGDFTALKQRRRRVLRVNLGTDVAGGLRQLVELVQTHQHQ
- the rpiB gene encoding ribose 5-phosphate isomerase B, with product MRVAVGADHAGFSLKQDLVNYVESLTHEVLDLGTNNEDPVDYPDYAEAVGRAVTEGRAERGVLVCGSGVGASIAANKIPGIRAGLCHDTYSARQGVEHDDMNVLVLGARVIGPALALELTRVYLGASFSREERHRRRLEKVARLEKQVKS